The following proteins come from a genomic window of Achromobacter deleyi:
- a CDS encoding response regulator transcription factor — translation MTDLSPVSALALPAPVLVVEDEPLVCRRLERLLGQLGYPADALLFAASLAEARRRAADESVALALVDLGLPDGSGIDLIAELRAADPALAILVISAWSTEDAILAALRAGATGYVLKERDDLEVLLSLRSVLRGGAPIDPFVARRIIEEMRPAPAQAAPADAGETLSPREGQILRLVAEGLGNREIAEQLFLSRYTVECHIKHIYRKLAVSSRTRAIHTARSRGLLD, via the coding sequence GAACCGCTGGTCTGCCGCCGGCTGGAACGGCTGCTGGGCCAGCTGGGCTACCCGGCCGACGCGCTGCTGTTCGCGGCCTCGCTGGCCGAGGCGCGGCGCCGCGCGGCCGACGAATCGGTCGCGCTGGCGCTGGTCGACCTGGGCCTGCCCGACGGCAGCGGCATCGACCTGATCGCCGAGCTGCGCGCCGCCGATCCGGCGCTGGCGATCCTGGTCATCTCGGCCTGGAGCACCGAAGACGCCATCCTGGCCGCGCTGCGCGCCGGCGCCACCGGCTACGTGCTCAAGGAGCGCGACGACCTGGAAGTGCTGCTGTCGCTGCGCAGCGTGCTGCGCGGCGGCGCGCCGATCGACCCGTTCGTGGCCCGCCGCATCATCGAGGAAATGCGGCCCGCGCCGGCCCAGGCCGCCCCCGCCGACGCGGGCGAAACGCTCAGCCCGCGCGAAGGGCAGATCCTGCGGCTGGTGGCCGAGGGGCTGGGCAACCGCGAAATCGCCGAGCAACTGTTCCTGTCGCGCTACACCGTCGAATGCCACATCAAGCACATCTACCGCAAGCTCGCCGTCTCCTCGCGCACCCGCGCGATCCACACGGCGCGCTCGCGCGGCTTGCTCGACTGA